The following DNA comes from Methanomassiliicoccales archaeon.
CCTTCCTTGACCAAGGGAGAGTATCGTTACGATTTCGGAGATACCGCGGGATTGACGCCTCTGTTCAAGATGTTCACCATGGGTCATGAGTTCATGCCTTCCCCCATACACGCCGGCGGTCTGCGCTATCACGGAATGGCTCCCACCGTCAGTCTGATGAAGAACTTGGGATTGGTCAAAGCAGTGGGCGTTGAACAAAAGGACACTTTCTCTGCTGGTGTGCAGTTCGCTTTGGCGGAAGGAGTGATCCCAGCACCGGAGAGCACCCATGCCATCCGGGCGGCCATAGACCTAGCCCTGGAGGCCAAGCGCAACAATGAGGAGAAGGTCATCGTCTTCAACCTCTCTGGACATGGGTTGCTAGATATGGCTGGGTACGACAGCTATTTCAATGGCAAACTATAGGGATCTTCTTAGATCCGACCCGGGGGCGTGAGCCCCCATATTTTTTATTTTTATCACTGAAAGACTTTGATTTCACTAATACAATTATTTATAAAATATCGCCATTACCGTTGTTAGTGGGTCGGGGAAGTAAATTGAGGAAGTGTCTTGTGCGCCGAACTTGAAGTCGAAAATGGATTGAAATTCTACTCCATCGAGGTTCGTTCAGACTTCGGCCTGTTCACTTTGGACCACGGGCGCATCTACATGATCATCAATGAACGTCTGGACAAGACGCTTTCATTGATAAATGGCATGGCTTCTGCCGGTAAGGACATCATCTGTGTCAGCCGAATGCACCCGGATATGCTGCGGGGGCGATATCCATTACAAGAAATTCATTCCCTTTGGCTTAGCGAAAGCGGCAACAGCCCTAGGATATCACCTGATCAATTGGACCAGATCGTGGAAGAAATTTCTAATTTCGTTCAAGAAAGAAAGAACGCAGTGGCCGTCTTGGACGGCCTGGAATACATTTCCCTGTTCACCGATTTTCGCTCGTTGAACATCTTTTTGGAGGAATTGAACGATGTCGTTATGGCGTCGCGGTCAATCCTTTTGATACCAGTAGATCCGCGCCTATTTGACCCTTGTCAACTGGCACGGTTGCGTCGCTTTGCTGAGATCCTTCATTGAGCTGTGAGGTGTCCATCTGGGGAAACGCCTCCCATAACCTCTTCAGGTCCCTCTCCTCGAAGGTCAGCGGATCTATGGATATGATCATGCTCCCTTTCGACGTCCCGAGCGCATGGTCGATGTCCTGCAGTGCTGAGACGATCTTGTTCATATCGCTCCACAGTAATAGGTACTCGAGTCCGTCCAAGAAAAATTTCTTGTGCCCCGCCTTGACCTCGGCCCGCACTTTCTTGACCAGGTTCGATACGTTCTTTGGGCAAAGGGCGTCCTTGTGCTTCACGCCGCTCAACCAGTGAAATTTAGAATTGGCTAGACCGTATTTCTCAACCACGTATTCGGGATGCAGGCGGGTGATGCACACTCCGTCGTCACCAGATAGGTATTTAGAGAACATTAGGAAACCGTTGCGAGGGTAACCCTCCACCAACAACGAGACATTGGCATTTATGACATTTTCCATGAGATCATTCCTCCGTTCCTTATTCTATGACTTTGTTTTTACCCTATTTAAAGGGCATTTGAGCATGCTACTTTAGTTAAATGAGAATCTGCACCTGAACACTGTGTGAAAGGTTATTGATAGAAGAACGTGGTTTTTGTTATGTGAATCGTGTGGCTAGCAGATCATTATTGACCGTCAAGGAACGGGTCTTTCTTCATCTGCTATTTCAACAACGGTTCATCATGGATTCCGATTCTCCCAAGACCGTTACCCAGGAAGGCGTGGCCAAGGCCGTCGACGTGGGCAGGAACAACGTAGCCAAGGTCCTGGCGGAGATGAATAATGATAGTTACATCGAATCATTCACCCGCCACGTCAAGGGATTGCCCAGCGTGCGTAAGGTCTATTTCCTGACCCCAAAAGGTCTGGAAGAAGGGAAGCAGATCAAGCAGGATGTGGAAGCTACCGTAGTGGATATCATAGATCTGCAGGGGGAGACTCACCAGGACGAAATCGGACGATTGGGGAATTACCTGCCAAAGCGATATGACCTCCTAGAGCTGATCGTGGGCATTAGTCAGGGGAGCATCGATTGCAGGACGTTCCACGAGAACAAAATGAGAGAGGAGCGTCGATACGTCGACTTTACCGATAAGAAGCCGGCGGTGAGAAACTTCTTTGGTCGTGAGAAAGAACTGGCGTCTCTGAACGATCTGCTGACCTCGGAGACCAAACGCATCGTGGTCATCAACGGCATCCCGGGAATCGGAAAGACCACCTTGTTGGCCAAGTTCGCTCAGACGGTGAAGGAAAACACCAATGTATTCTGGTACAAGGTACATGAATGGGCCAACTTGAAAGCGTTGCTGCGCCCTTTGGCTGAGTTCCTATCGCAGATGGGGCGGAAAAACCTTGAATGGTACTTGAACCAGACGGAAAAACCCTCGGTAGGAGAGGTCACCCACATCCTAGAGGCCGATCTGAAAGATGTCTCCACCCTGCTAATATTCGATGATGTGCACAAGGCCGACCCCACGGTCCTGGAGTTTCTGGGAGCGCTGCTCAGTGTAATGGAGGTCCTAGAGCACACCAGGGCGGTCTGTACCGCCAGAGAGCTTCCCTCGTTCTACTCCCGCGGTATGATCTTCCGCGGTTTGGTGGAGGAGATCAACCTGGATGGTCTGGACCGGGAGAGCAGCACCAAGATGATGCGGTCCCGCGGATTGAACGACAGCACCTTCGAGGAGATATTTCGTGTCACCAGCGGTCACCCTCTCTTTCTGGAGCTCATTGACGACCCCAAGCTGGCCTTGGGAAAGAACATTCGTATTTTCATCGAGCAGGAGGTCTTTTCGCGCCTGGACGTCGCTGAGCGCAAGATCATGAGCATCGCTGCGGTGTTCCGTTATCCGGTGCTCATAGACGCGTTCTTCATCATGGAGGAAGAGATCCATCTGGCCGCGGGTATGGACAAGGTGGAGATGGAGGGCGCGGACTACGCCGTCAGCTATGAGGCGGTTGACACCTTGTTATCCAAGGCCATCATCTACGAATCCGTTGGTCGCATGATCGGCATGCACGACCTATTACGTGAATTCTCCTTATCCAGATTAACACCCAGACAGAGGCGGGTCTATCATCGGGCAGCGGCAAGGTACTACTTGGAGGACAGCTCCGCCCCGGCGAGGGTCGAGGGACTTTATCACTCCATCATGGCGGGGGACCTGACCACCGCATCATCCATCGCCGCCGGTGACGGCCGCACTATAATCAACAAGGGTTACGCCACCCAGTTCGCCCCACTCCTGGAACGCTTGGCGCGTGACATGGGGACCACTGAGAAGAAGGACCTGGTGGAGATCAACCTGTTGCTGGGTGAGGTGCTTTACCTGCAGGGAGAATGGGACAGAGCGATTGACGTCTTACAGTCGCTTAGGAAAACGGCACCCGGAGATCGGGATGGCAGAGTGTTTAGTGAGATCAATCGTATAATTGGAGTGATCTACCTCAATCGGGCAGATTATGACAAAGCCAAGGTCTTCCTAGGGGATGGGCTCGAGATATCGATGCGAAATGGAGATCGCTCGACCGAGGCCGATATATTATATGACATGGGCGGACTCCTAGAACGGCGGGGACATAATACAGAGGCCATGGAACATTTCATGAAGGCCAGGGACATCGCCCTGGAATTGGCCGATGACCTAGCCTTGGGCAAGGCACTTTACGGACTGGGTCGTGCTCATTCCACTTTATGTGATTATGATTTGGCCGTTCGTTATAAGAAGGAGGCATTGATGGTATTGGAACGCCGGGGCGATATTACCATGATGGCCAAGACGTGCATGAGCATCGGTAACGACCTTTGCACCCTAGGGAAAAATCAGGAGGGAATGGAGTTCCTTGAACGATCCACGGAACTGGCCAATATATTGGGTGACCTTAGTACCGTTGGTCACGCCATGGCCAACCTTACCGGATGCAAGATCACCCTGGGTGAATTTGACGATGCGGAGGATCTTGTTCAACGGTGCCTACCCATCTCATTGAAGTTGAACGATCCTTTAATGACCTCCATGCTGCGGTTCTATAGTGGATATATCAGCACTCGGAATAATGATTGGACGGAAGCCCGGACAGAGTTCAGAATATCGATGGATATCTTACGTAAGCTCGATACACCGGTCCGACTGGGGCAGTTATTGATGGAGATAGCAGATATCAACATCAAGAACAATGACCGAAAGGAGGCCCGGGTTCTTCTTCAAGAAGCATACGATATCGCAAGTAAAATTGGCCACCAGAAACTTTTAGATCAGGTTAAGGAAAATATGGAAAAGTTGTGCACATGAAGTTGTGCACATTTTTATGCCGTTCAGACCGAGATAGCGTGGGGGTCTAGGAACGGTATGGAGTGGGGGTCTAGGAACGGTATCGACTGGATTCCAGCGATAAGACCGGGAATCGAACCGAGTAGCAACATGCAAGCACTGATGGCGAACAGCGCCACCAAACCGATTATGACCTTATTCCTAACAATCATTCAAAGCACCTGTGAGCTATTATGAAACCTGGTTCGACTTGTATATATTAAAATGGTCTTTGAGCATGCTACCACAATGATTATATACTTATTTTAGAAAAAACGGATAATTTTGACCCACTGGATAAAGGAAAAAAATAGTGATTGAAGAATATCGGCATATTTATTAGCCGTGAGAATGTCATGCGGAGACGATCATGAATTCGACAGACCGCTTAGGCCTGAACCTAAAGGCTCTCAAGGCCGTCATTTTCGATTTGGACGGCACCCTGATCCAAAGTACCATCGATTTCAAGGCAATGAACCAGGCGGTGGCAGAAACCCTGATACAGCATGGGCTGCCCAAAGACATACTGGATACTAAAGGCAGGATCAATGAGAGCATCGTTCGCGCCTACGCCTATTTCAAGGGTCACAGTCAAAATGGTTGGATGGACCGCTTGGAAAACGACCTGAACCGTGTCAGCGCCGCGGTGGAGATGCGCCAGGTGGACCGGACCACGGTGGTGCCGGGCACCTTCGAGGTTCTGGACCATTTGAATAGAAATGGATTGTCCGTGGCCATTCTCACAAGGGGGAGCAGGCCCTATACATTACGAGCGCTGCGCGCTTCCGGCCTTGAAGGATATTTTCGTACCATCGTTTGTCGCGACGATTATCCATTGATCGAGGCCAAACCGAATCCTATCGCCTTACGCAGGGTTTTCGCTGACCTGGGAATGGAGAAACAGCAATGTTTGTTCATTGGGGACCACGAAACGGACTATCAGTGCGCTATTTCCGCTGAGACCTCTTTCGCAGCCGTTCTCACTGGATCCCATGGGCAGGAAGTGTGGAGCAGGATCCGGCCTGATCTGTTGATGTCCAGCATAGCCGAGCTCCCAAGAATGCTGGAGGGTGGATCGTGAAAGCCATACTGACCAAGGGCGCCCCCGAGCCCATAGGCCCTTACTGCCAAGCATTGGTGCATGGGGACCTGATATTCTGTTCTGGGCAACTGGGATTGGACCCGGGCACCGGGCTACTAGCGGCCGGTGCGGTGGAGCAGGTTCAGAGAGCCCTCGATAATCTTGAGGCGGTATTGGAAGAAGCCGGCAGTTCCGTCGATCGGGTCCTGAAGGCGACCTTGTACCTAACGGACCTTTCCACCATGGCCGAGGTGAACATCGCCTACGGTGAATTCTTCGCTCGACCCTATCCGACCAGATCGGTCATTGAGGTTTCTGGGTTGCCCAAGGGAGCGATGGTCATGATTGACCTGATCGCTGCGCGATAGTCCTCAGCAAACCTTTTTCAGCCCCCCACTTCGTTATTGATATGATGAGCGATGAGGCAGCTGAGGGCAAGGAGAGTAAGCGGAGAAGCGCGACCTTCTCCGTGACCGGTATGACCTGCGCCACTTGCGCTGGGACGATCGCTGATTCCTTGAACGAACTGGAGGGTGTGTTCGGCGCCGATGTCAACCTGGCGACGGATCGTGCGTCCGTGACCTATGATCCGGAGAAGGTCGACCTGCCCAAGCTGCGCAAGGCGGTCGAGGACGCCGGATACGGCGTCATAATCAACGAGCTGACCTTGTCGATCTCGGGAATGAGCTGCGCCACCTGCGCCAACACGATCGAGGAGAATGTAGGCGAACTGGACGGGGTCTACTCCGCCTCTGTCAATTTGGTAACAGAGAAACTTACCGTGAAGTACGACCCGCAGAAGGTCAGGGTCACCCAGATAAAAAAGGCGGTCGAGGACGCCGGATACGAGGTCATTGAAGCTCAGACGATGGACATGGAGAAGGAGGTCCGGGAGAAGGAGACCAAGCGACAACGCGCCCTATTGCTGCTCTCGCTGTCCTTGGCCATCCCAACCATGATATTGATGATGACCATGGACTTCACCGATATCGGGCAGGAGTTCCTGATGGAATATGGCAACCTCATCATGTTCCTGATGGCCACCCCGGTGCAGTTCATCGCTGGTTACCAGTTCTACGTGGGCGCCTACAAGGCGTTGCGGAACCGCACCGCCAACATGGACACGCTGATCGCCGTTGGAACCTCAGCGGCCTATTTCTATAGCGTGGCGGTCGTCTTCCTACCCGGCGTGGTTGCCTTCGAACACGTCTACTTTGACAGCTCGGCCATGATAGTTGCGCTTATCCTGTTCGGCAAATATCTCGAGGCCAAGGCAAAGGGGAGCACCTCGGAAGCGATCAAACGCCTCATGGGACTGCAACCCAAGACCGCCCGGATCTTACGTGAAGGGGCGGAGATGGAAATATCGATCGATGAGCTGGACGTCGGCGACGTGATGCTGATCAGGCCGGGGGAAAAGGTCCCCACGGACGGAGTGGTGATCGACGGGCGTTCATCTGTGGACGAGAGCATCATCACTGGAGAAAGTCTGCCGGTGAGCAAGGAAGAGGGTTCTGTGGTCATCGGCGCCACGATCAACAAGAACGGGCTGCTGAAGGTGCGGACGACGAAAGTGGGAAAGGATACCGCCCTAGCTCAGATCGTCAAGCTGGTGGAGGACGCTCAGGTAAGCAAGGCGCCGATACAACGCGTTGCTGACCGCGTAGCGGCCGTGTTCGTGCCAACGGTGATATCGATAGCTCTGATCTCCTTCCTGCTGTGGTACTTCGTGGGAGTGAACGCCTTCGATGTGCAGCAGGCGGCATTCACCTTCTCCCTCACCATATTCATCACCGTAATGGTCATCGCCTGCCCCTGCGCCCTGGGATTGGCCACTCCGACGGCGATCATGGTCGGTACTGGTAAGGGAGCGGAGAACGGCATACTCATCAAGGGCGGGGAGTCGCTCGAGATAGCCGGCCGGATACAGACGGTCGTCTTCGATAAGACCGGTACTTTGACCAAGGGGGAACCAGAGGTGGTGGAGGTGCTGAACTTCGACCCCGGCTGTCCGGACATGTTCGAGTTGGTGGCCAGCACCGAGGTCGGTTCCGAGCACCCATTAGGTGAGGCCATCGTGCGTAAGGCCCGGACGGATGGTCTGGAACTTTATGAGGTGGACGACTTCGAAAGCTTAGCTGGAAAAGGAGTGAAGGCGACCGTAAGGGGAAGGCAGGTAGTGGCAGGAAATCGCGGATTGATGAAAGAGATGAGCATTCCCCTGGACGACAAGGAAAAGGACATTACCGCACTTGAAGAGCAGGGAATGACCGCGGTGTTGATCCTGCTGGACGGACGCTTGTGCGGAGCCGTCGGCATCGCGGACGTCATCAAGCCTACGGCCCAGGAAGCGGTCATCGCCCTAAAGGAGATGGGCATCGAAGTGGTCATGCTAACTGGGGACAATAAACGAACGGCGAACGCTATCGCGGCCAAGTTGGGCATCGTGACCGTACTGGCCGAAGTGCTTCCGGGCGACAAGGCCAAGGAGATCAGCCGGTTACAGAAGGAGGGGCGTATCGTGGCCATGGTGGGTGATGGCATCAATGACGCCCCGGCATTGGCACAGGCGGACGTAGGGATGGCCATAGGCTCCGGTACCGATGTCGCTGTGGAAGCTGGCGATATAGTGCTCATCAAGGACGACCCGAGAGATGTGGTTGCGGCCATACAACTGAGCAAGCAGACCATGAAGAAGATAAGACAGAATTTGTTCTGGGCCTTCGGCTACAATACTGCCGGCATACCGGTGGCCGCGGGCGTCCTCTATCCATTCTTCGGCATCCTTCTGTCGCCCATCATCGCCGCCGGGGCCATGGCCATGTCCTCGGTGTCGGTGGTATCCAACGCCGCACTGCTTAAGCGTTACACGCCTGAGATCAAACGAAAAGGGGGTGAATGATTGGCCGTAGATCCGATATGCAAGATGCAGGTAGACGCGAAGAGCGCCAAGTGGAGCTCGGAGTATAAGGGCAATAAATACTACTTCTGCGCCCCAGGTTGCAAGAAGAAATTCGATACGGACCCGGAGAAGTATCTGAAGTAGTTAGACCAAAACCTTTTATTTCTTTTTAAAAGAAAGGAAGGCGGGCGTTGCCCGCTAAGATATTTAATGGCTCTTGTGCCGCCCGTCACGCTCGGCGTTGCCACGCTCTCGCGCATATGCTTCCTGGCGCGCCTCGATGTCCGGGGACTCGCTAGGCAAGGCCTTCTTGACCACTCCCATGGCCCCCATGGCCAAGTTGAATAGCGCAGGAGGGATCCTGATCCCGTAGCGGGTGGTGGTTCCGGTGAGCTTTCCAGGATTCATTATGTCATCGGGATCGATGAGCTTCTTGATCCCTCGAATGTACTTCGCACCGGTGCCGCGGATGGTGTCCAGGTTGGATGCGAAGAAAGCGCCGAATCCCAATGGGCGCCCGTCCATGGTCAAAGAGGCGTCAGCAAACTTCTTGTTGAACGCGAAGGAGGTCAGGTTCTGCATCTCATCCGGGTTGAACAGGTAGTATGGCATGAACATGACCGTGTTGCGGTCGACCATGGAACCTATTATGGCACCGGTCATATGCAGCTCCTTCAGTATGCTGTAGCAGGTGTCCACGGCCTCCTCGAACTTGTTCAGGGGCAGTAACGCCTCTCCCGGTATGTGGCCAATGCCGATCTCTCGGGCGCGGAACTCGTAGCAGCGCTCTTCCCACTCGTGAGTGGCATCGGCGTCCGGTAGCCTCGTGG
Coding sequences within:
- a CDS encoding Rid family detoxifying hydrolase, coding for MKAILTKGAPEPIGPYCQALVHGDLIFCSGQLGLDPGTGLLAAGAVEQVQRALDNLEAVLEEAGSSVDRVLKATLYLTDLSTMAEVNIAYGEFFARPYPTRSVIEVSGLPKGAMVMIDLIAAR
- a CDS encoding HAD family hydrolase; the encoded protein is MNSTDRLGLNLKALKAVIFDLDGTLIQSTIDFKAMNQAVAETLIQHGLPKDILDTKGRINESIVRAYAYFKGHSQNGWMDRLENDLNRVSAAVEMRQVDRTTVVPGTFEVLDHLNRNGLSVAILTRGSRPYTLRALRASGLEGYFRTIVCRDDYPLIEAKPNPIALRRVFADLGMEKQQCLFIGDHETDYQCAISAETSFAAVLTGSHGQEVWSRIRPDLLMSSIAELPRMLEGGS
- a CDS encoding YHS domain-containing protein, translated to MAVDPICKMQVDAKSAKWSSEYKGNKYYFCAPGCKKKFDTDPEKYLK
- a CDS encoding DUF835 domain-containing protein → MENVINANVSLLVEGYPRNGFLMFSKYLSGDDGVCITRLHPEYVVEKYGLANSKFHWLSGVKHKDALCPKNVSNLVKKVRAEVKAGHKKFFLDGLEYLLLWSDMNKIVSALQDIDHALGTSKGSMIISIDPLTFEERDLKRLWEAFPQMDTSQLNEGSQQSDATVPVDKGQIGADLLVSKGLTATP
- a CDS encoding tetratricopeptide repeat protein, with the protein product MDSDSPKTVTQEGVAKAVDVGRNNVAKVLAEMNNDSYIESFTRHVKGLPSVRKVYFLTPKGLEEGKQIKQDVEATVVDIIDLQGETHQDEIGRLGNYLPKRYDLLELIVGISQGSIDCRTFHENKMREERRYVDFTDKKPAVRNFFGREKELASLNDLLTSETKRIVVINGIPGIGKTTLLAKFAQTVKENTNVFWYKVHEWANLKALLRPLAEFLSQMGRKNLEWYLNQTEKPSVGEVTHILEADLKDVSTLLIFDDVHKADPTVLEFLGALLSVMEVLEHTRAVCTARELPSFYSRGMIFRGLVEEINLDGLDRESSTKMMRSRGLNDSTFEEIFRVTSGHPLFLELIDDPKLALGKNIRIFIEQEVFSRLDVAERKIMSIAAVFRYPVLIDAFFIMEEEIHLAAGMDKVEMEGADYAVSYEAVDTLLSKAIIYESVGRMIGMHDLLREFSLSRLTPRQRRVYHRAAARYYLEDSSAPARVEGLYHSIMAGDLTTASSIAAGDGRTIINKGYATQFAPLLERLARDMGTTEKKDLVEINLLLGEVLYLQGEWDRAIDVLQSLRKTAPGDRDGRVFSEINRIIGVIYLNRADYDKAKVFLGDGLEISMRNGDRSTEADILYDMGGLLERRGHNTEAMEHFMKARDIALELADDLALGKALYGLGRAHSTLCDYDLAVRYKKEALMVLERRGDITMMAKTCMSIGNDLCTLGKNQEGMEFLERSTELANILGDLSTVGHAMANLTGCKITLGEFDDAEDLVQRCLPISLKLNDPLMTSMLRFYSGYISTRNNDWTEARTEFRISMDILRKLDTPVRLGQLLMEIADINIKNNDRKEARVLLQEAYDIASKIGHQKLLDQVKENMEKLCT
- a CDS encoding heavy metal translocating P-type ATPase, coding for MMSDEAAEGKESKRRSATFSVTGMTCATCAGTIADSLNELEGVFGADVNLATDRASVTYDPEKVDLPKLRKAVEDAGYGVIINELTLSISGMSCATCANTIEENVGELDGVYSASVNLVTEKLTVKYDPQKVRVTQIKKAVEDAGYEVIEAQTMDMEKEVREKETKRQRALLLLSLSLAIPTMILMMTMDFTDIGQEFLMEYGNLIMFLMATPVQFIAGYQFYVGAYKALRNRTANMDTLIAVGTSAAYFYSVAVVFLPGVVAFEHVYFDSSAMIVALILFGKYLEAKAKGSTSEAIKRLMGLQPKTARILREGAEMEISIDELDVGDVMLIRPGEKVPTDGVVIDGRSSVDESIITGESLPVSKEEGSVVIGATINKNGLLKVRTTKVGKDTALAQIVKLVEDAQVSKAPIQRVADRVAAVFVPTVISIALISFLLWYFVGVNAFDVQQAAFTFSLTIFITVMVIACPCALGLATPTAIMVGTGKGAENGILIKGGESLEIAGRIQTVVFDKTGTLTKGEPEVVEVLNFDPGCPDMFELVASTEVGSEHPLGEAIVRKARTDGLELYEVDDFESLAGKGVKATVRGRQVVAGNRGLMKEMSIPLDDKEKDITALEEQGMTAVLILLDGRLCGAVGIADVIKPTAQEAVIALKEMGIEVVMLTGDNKRTANAIAAKLGIVTVLAEVLPGDKAKEISRLQKEGRIVAMVGDGINDAPALAQADVGMAIGSGTDVAVEAGDIVLIKDDPRDVVAAIQLSKQTMKKIRQNLFWAFGYNTAGIPVAAGVLYPFFGILLSPIIAAGAMAMSSVSVVSNAALLKRYTPEIKRKGGE